CACCCAGCCCAGCGACCGGAACAACACGAACTGCGGCACCAGCGTCACCACGTCCGGCAGCATCATCGTGGACAGCAGCAGGTAGAACAGCAGCCTGCGGCCGGGAAACCTCAACCGGGCAAAACCGAACGCCACCAGCGAGCTCGACAGAAGCGTCCCGGTCATCGCCAGGAGGGTGATCATCGTGGTATTGGCCAGCCAGACCAGCAGCGGCGCCCGGTCCATCGCCTCCAGGTAGTTGACCCACCGCACCGGGTTCGGGATCCACACCGGTGGATAGGCGAACACCTGGCCCTGCGCCTTCAGCGACGTGGACACCAGCCAGAGCATCGGGATCGAGAAGACGGCCGCGAGGGCCGCCAGCACGGCGTACAGCACCGTCTTCTGTGCGATCGCCGTACCGCTCGCCGCACCCCTTCCCGTCGCGCCGGCTCTCGTCGTGGGACCGCTCGTCACGCCGCCGCTCATCGTGCGTCCTCACCCTCGTAGTGCACCCACGACCGTGACAACCGGAACTGCACCAGCGAGAAGACCAGGATGACCAGGAAGATCACCCACGCGTACGCCGCGGCGTAGCCCATCCGGAACTGCTCGAACCCCAGGCGGTACAGGTAGAGCACCGAGAACAACGTGGACTGCTCCGGACCACCGTTCCCCGCCAGCAGGAACGCACTGGTGAA
This Actinopolymorpha sp. NPDC004070 DNA region includes the following protein-coding sequences:
- a CDS encoding carbohydrate ABC transporter permease — encoded protein: MSGGVTSGPTTRAGATGRGAASGTAIAQKTVLYAVLAALAAVFSIPMLWLVSTSLKAQGQVFAYPPVWIPNPVRWVNYLEAMDRAPLLVWLANTTMITLLAMTGTLLSSSLVAFGFARLRFPGRRLLFYLLLSTMMLPDVVTLVPQFVLFRSLGWVDTFAPLVVPAFLGGGAFNVFLVRQFYLTIPRDFDEAARLDGASNLRIWWHIMLPLSRPVLVAVGIFSFVYHWNDFLLPLIYLQSEGNKTLALGLRAFISPTDASWNISMAASMFLVIPVLIVFFVAQRQFIRGVVMTGISGR